From Schaalia sp. ZJ405, one genomic window encodes:
- a CDS encoding GntR family transcriptional regulator, which yields MSLEGVNRSTLREQVYMTLRSEILDGRLTAGTRLAEVDLASQLGVSRGTVREALRRLQQSGLVEGEDRAGLRVTEFSHRQIVELYDVRGALEALAAASIVREGRGREVADQLEQHLPELPAGTSVEERLDVDLAFHERLCEASGNVMLLTMWRDLQDLMRVAVLSHAAGTKTGLMAPSFHMPIVEGLRSGDPEVVQQILIGHMTHAARVWANR from the coding sequence ATGTCTTTGGAAGGCGTGAATCGCTCAACTTTGCGTGAGCAGGTATATATGACGCTGCGTTCTGAGATTCTCGATGGCCGTTTGACCGCGGGAACCAGGCTCGCCGAGGTTGATCTTGCCAGTCAGTTAGGTGTCAGCCGGGGGACTGTACGCGAAGCTCTTCGACGTTTGCAACAGAGCGGACTTGTCGAAGGAGAGGATCGCGCCGGTTTGCGTGTCACCGAGTTTTCACATCGGCAAATCGTTGAACTTTACGATGTTCGGGGAGCATTGGAAGCACTGGCTGCGGCGTCAATTGTTCGTGAAGGACGAGGGCGTGAAGTGGCCGATCAGTTGGAACAACATTTACCTGAGCTGCCCGCGGGGACATCCGTTGAAGAACGCCTCGATGTTGACCTCGCGTTCCATGAGCGACTGTGCGAAGCATCCGGTAACGTCATGCTGCTGACGATGTGGCGCGACCTTCAAGACCTCATGCGTGTTGCTGTTCTCTCGCATGCGGCGGGAACGAAAACCGGTTTGATGGCTCCGAGCTTTCATATGCCGATCGTTGAGGGGCTGCGAAGTGGTGATCCTGAGGTTGTTCAACAGATCCTCATCGGCCACATGACGCACGCGGCTCGCGTGTGGGCGAATCGCTAG
- the efp gene encoding elongation factor P, with protein sequence MATTNDLKNGLVMVIDGQLWQVVEFQHVKPGKGPAFVRTKIKNVLSGKTVDKTFNAGLKIETATVDRRDMTYLYQDGDDYVFMDQSTYDQINVPASVVGDARNFMVENQDVIVSQHDGTVLFVELPATVVLEITHTEPGLQGDRSSAGTKPATLETGYEIQVPLFMEEGTRVKVDTRDGSYSGRVTD encoded by the coding sequence ATGGCAACAACAAATGATCTCAAGAACGGCCTCGTCATGGTGATTGATGGCCAGCTGTGGCAGGTCGTCGAGTTCCAGCACGTCAAGCCCGGCAAGGGTCCGGCCTTTGTTCGTACAAAGATCAAGAACGTCCTGTCGGGCAAGACCGTTGACAAGACGTTCAACGCCGGCCTGAAAATTGAAACTGCGACCGTTGACCGTCGCGACATGACGTACCTGTACCAGGATGGCGACGACTACGTCTTCATGGATCAGTCAACCTACGATCAGATCAACGTTCCTGCATCCGTTGTCGGCGATGCCCGCAACTTCATGGTCGAGAACCAGGACGTCATTGTTTCCCAGCATGACGGAACAGTCCTGTTTGTTGAGCTTCCGGCAACTGTTGTCCTTGAGATTACGCACACGGAGCCGGGTCTCCAGGGTGACCGCTCATCTGCGGGCACCAAGCCGGCCACACTTGAAACGGGCTACGAAATCCAGGTTCCGCTCTTCATGGAAGAAGGCACCCGCGTCAAGGTCGATACTCGCGATGGCTCCTACTCGGGACGCGTCACTGACTGA
- a CDS encoding ubiquitin-like protein Pup, with translation MTNSQVFASGPTGNDPEDTEGAGQVHAQTSSIDSLLDEIDSVLETNAQAFVQGFVQKGGQ, from the coding sequence ATGACGAACTCGCAGGTATTTGCCTCCGGCCCCACGGGAAACGACCCCGAAGACACCGAGGGTGCCGGTCAGGTCCACGCCCAGACATCGTCAATTGATTCTCTCCTCGATGAGATCGATTCGGTGCTTGAGACGAACGCTCAGGCATTCGTTCAGGGATTCGTGCAGAAAGGTGGCCAATAA
- a CDS encoding SDR family NAD(P)-dependent oxidoreductase yields MNMSYGTGVGIRTAVVTGASSLKGIGYHTALRFAQEGWAVALLDIDEQGAQHAAEQIRQAVSGAQVEAFGVDVSQQESVKSTVDRIVNSDLPQVGALANIAGIPSPVDFLDLTLDHWNRILSVNLTGSFLLAQALTPYMIEGGYGRIVHTSSVTAQHGGGVFSKTAYAAAKAGVLGLTRGMARELAQYGITVNAVAPGVVNTEIRGDSDDETENALAQAVPLKRQAEAWEIAALICWLSSEDSAYITGSTHSINGGSYIC; encoded by the coding sequence ATGAACATGAGCTATGGAACCGGAGTAGGCATTCGCACGGCTGTTGTTACAGGTGCATCCTCACTCAAAGGCATTGGATATCATACGGCGCTTCGTTTCGCCCAAGAGGGCTGGGCAGTTGCTCTGTTGGATATTGACGAGCAGGGAGCACAGCATGCCGCCGAGCAGATCCGCCAAGCGGTGTCCGGCGCACAGGTCGAGGCCTTCGGAGTTGATGTTTCCCAGCAGGAGTCGGTCAAGAGCACCGTTGACAGGATCGTCAATTCTGATCTTCCGCAGGTTGGTGCCCTGGCAAATATCGCCGGCATCCCCTCGCCGGTGGATTTCCTCGACCTCACTCTTGACCACTGGAATCGGATTCTTTCCGTTAACCTCACCGGTTCTTTCCTTCTTGCCCAGGCACTGACCCCTTACATGATCGAGGGCGGATACGGGCGGATCGTCCACACGTCCTCGGTCACCGCGCAGCACGGTGGAGGTGTCTTCTCCAAGACCGCCTACGCCGCAGCAAAGGCCGGTGTACTTGGACTCACGCGCGGTATGGCTCGCGAACTCGCTCAGTACGGCATCACGGTCAATGCCGTGGCCCCGGGAGTGGTCAACACCGAAATTCGCGGTGACTCCGACGACGAAACAGAAAACGCACTCGCTCAAGCGGTTCCGCTCAAGAGGCAGGCAGAGGCGTGGGAGATTGCAGCTCTCATCTGCTGGCTCTCAAGCGAGGACTCCGCATACATCACGGGAAGTACTCATTCCATTAACGGCGGTTCATACATCTGCTGA
- the hisF gene encoding imidazole glycerol phosphate synthase subunit HisF: protein MSVACRIIPCLDVDAGRVVKGVNFENLTDAGDPVELARRYGNEGADELTFLDVSASAQGRATTLDVVARTAEQVFVPLMVGGGVRSVDDVAQLLAHGADKVGVNTAAIADPSLISRIADRFGNQVLVLSIDARRCPKGVSTPSGFEVTTHGGRRSTGIDALEWAIQAQELGVGEILLNSMDADGVREGFDRDMLSRVRAAVSIPLIASGGAGTAQHFVEAAATGADAILAASVFHFGTLSIREVKEAVAAAGYPIRRVSH from the coding sequence ATGTCTGTTGCGTGCCGAATCATTCCGTGCCTTGACGTTGACGCGGGTCGCGTTGTCAAAGGTGTGAACTTTGAGAACCTCACTGACGCGGGAGATCCGGTGGAACTTGCGCGTCGGTACGGGAATGAGGGCGCCGACGAGCTGACATTCCTTGACGTTTCAGCTTCGGCTCAGGGGCGTGCGACAACTCTTGATGTTGTCGCACGAACAGCCGAACAGGTATTCGTTCCCCTGATGGTCGGTGGCGGCGTGCGCAGCGTAGATGACGTTGCCCAACTCCTGGCTCACGGCGCCGATAAAGTGGGGGTGAACACGGCGGCAATTGCGGATCCTTCGCTCATTTCCCGGATAGCTGATCGCTTTGGCAATCAGGTCCTCGTGCTCTCAATTGATGCCCGCCGCTGCCCTAAGGGAGTGTCAACGCCTTCGGGATTCGAGGTCACAACGCACGGTGGTCGTCGGTCAACGGGAATCGATGCTCTCGAGTGGGCGATTCAGGCTCAGGAACTGGGCGTCGGGGAAATCCTTCTCAATTCAATGGATGCGGACGGCGTGCGTGAGGGATTCGACCGGGACATGCTCTCCCGCGTTCGCGCAGCCGTGTCGATTCCCCTGATTGCGTCGGGCGGAGCGGGAACTGCACAGCACTTTGTTGAAGCCGCAGCAACGGGAGCGGACGCGATTCTTGCGGCCTCGGTTTTCCACTTCGGAACCCTGTCCATCAGGGAAGTCAAAGAGGCCGTTGCAGCAGCCGGATATCCCATTCGAAGAGTGTCCCACTAA
- the aroB gene encoding 3-dehydroquinate synthase, with protein MPSVNGSEMLSLPIVLTGLPGAGKSRVGERLAARLGVPHVDTDILVECMAGVDIPTIFRQQGESEFRRLECDAVADALTMNAVVSLGGGAISSQAVRQMLRGASVVYIDVDHEELLRRTADHTHRPLLRDDPDGALRRLRTQREPWYVEVARVTVHSDSRPVEHVVEQIMAMIDSPSSDRRITVSGPRPYDVVIGSSVDIAAITSSLSEDASKVLLIHAGPVTDQAQAIAQGLRQRGFDTRCVVVPDAEDAKTYDVAIRLWGEAGDFRLGRADAIVALGGGATTDVAGFIAATWLRGIDVVQIPTTLLAMVDAAIGGKTGINTPVGKNLVGAFHTPARVICASDSLATLPSADLRAGFGEVIKCGFIADEEILTRIEETPVEEVLIPSSQVQEELIARSVAVKARVVGEDLTESGLREILNYGHTLGHAIEKHEQFRWRHGEAVAVGCVFAAHLAHSLGLIDMTLVLRHERLFSLLGLPIRYTNASLGQLMTVMLSDKKVRRGDLRFVLLDGLCRPFSRVVTPQELIGAGEAMGMDVTDVPAM; from the coding sequence ATGCCATCGGTGAACGGATCTGAGATGCTGAGCCTTCCCATTGTATTAACGGGGCTCCCGGGAGCCGGTAAGAGCCGTGTGGGTGAGCGTCTTGCCGCCCGTCTTGGAGTACCACACGTTGACACGGACATCCTTGTCGAGTGCATGGCAGGGGTGGATATTCCGACGATTTTCAGGCAGCAGGGGGAATCTGAGTTCCGTCGCCTCGAATGCGACGCCGTTGCCGATGCGTTGACAATGAACGCCGTTGTGTCTTTGGGTGGGGGAGCGATCTCCTCCCAAGCGGTCCGTCAGATGCTTCGCGGGGCGAGCGTTGTCTATATCGATGTTGACCATGAGGAGCTGCTTCGCCGTACAGCAGATCACACGCATCGTCCGCTGTTACGCGATGATCCCGATGGTGCCCTTCGGCGTCTGAGGACGCAACGGGAACCCTGGTATGTGGAGGTTGCGCGGGTGACGGTTCATTCAGATTCACGTCCGGTTGAGCATGTTGTGGAGCAGATCATGGCCATGATTGATTCACCGTCGAGCGATAGGCGTATCACGGTGTCGGGACCTCGACCCTATGACGTTGTCATCGGGTCGAGCGTTGATATTGCGGCGATCACCAGTTCGCTGTCCGAGGACGCGTCGAAAGTTCTCCTCATTCATGCTGGCCCTGTCACAGATCAGGCACAGGCAATTGCGCAGGGTCTTCGGCAGCGCGGTTTTGATACTCGTTGCGTTGTCGTTCCTGACGCAGAGGACGCAAAGACTTATGACGTTGCGATCCGTCTGTGGGGCGAGGCCGGTGACTTCCGTCTGGGTCGGGCTGACGCAATCGTTGCTCTCGGAGGGGGAGCAACAACCGATGTCGCTGGATTCATTGCGGCAACGTGGCTGAGGGGAATCGACGTCGTTCAGATTCCTACAACGCTGTTGGCAATGGTTGACGCAGCCATCGGAGGGAAAACGGGGATCAACACTCCGGTGGGGAAGAATCTCGTTGGGGCGTTCCACACGCCTGCCCGTGTGATCTGTGCCAGTGACAGCCTGGCAACGCTACCTTCGGCAGATCTGCGCGCGGGGTTTGGTGAAGTCATCAAATGTGGATTCATTGCCGACGAGGAGATTCTCACGCGTATTGAGGAAACCCCCGTGGAGGAAGTTCTCATCCCCTCGTCGCAGGTCCAAGAGGAACTCATCGCCCGTTCCGTTGCCGTCAAAGCCCGCGTCGTTGGTGAGGACCTCACGGAATCGGGACTTCGTGAAATCCTCAACTACGGTCACACTCTGGGCCATGCAATCGAAAAGCATGAGCAGTTCCGGTGGCGTCATGGAGAGGCCGTCGCTGTTGGATGTGTTTTCGCTGCCCATCTGGCCCACTCCCTTGGCCTTATCGACATGACTCTTGTTCTCCGTCACGAACGGCTGTTTTCTCTCCTCGGTTTGCCAATCCGCTACACCAACGCCTCACTTGGACAGCTCATGACGGTCATGCTTTCGGATAAGAAGGTGCGTCGTGGGGATCTCCGCTTCGTTCTTCTCGACGGGCTGTGCCGACCGTTCTCTCGTGTTGTCACGCCGCAGGAGCTGATTGGCGCTGGTGAAGCAATGGGAATGGATGTCACCGATGTGCCCGCTATGTGA
- the pafA gene encoding Pup--protein ligase, translated as MRRRVVGIETEYGLMAAPVRGDVTSMDADHAARQLFEPLVSTGRSSNLFLRNGGRLYLDVGSHPEYATAECDRLEDLLEQDRAGAHMLRDLAQVADSAFEEQGAGVRVHLFRNNLDSQGNAFGCHENYLLHRRRDFRQVADALVSFFITRQILVGNGWIKHGPDGASLCFSQRGDQMWDAVSSATTRTRPIINTRDEPLADSTSYRRMHVIVGDTNVAEPTTALKIGMTQLLLQAIEDGLKVEDLALAQPMQAIREINADLSGRVGVALDNGRTWTPVQIQREIRERVLSNIDFAALDPMHSYVADLWRRGLDAIESGDWAPVSHELDIAIKRGLFESYIAKSGATLADPRVARLDLSYHDITKDGLLDRLEAAGHVRRLTTKSRVEHARTVAPATTRAHLRGRIIAAGEDARVDVSVDWVHARIDDHSTIPLTLGDPLASEDPRVDEFVSLIEEKTARLPR; from the coding sequence GTGAGGCGACGAGTTGTCGGAATCGAGACCGAGTACGGGCTCATGGCGGCGCCGGTTCGCGGCGACGTGACCTCGATGGATGCCGATCATGCGGCCCGGCAACTCTTTGAGCCTCTCGTCAGCACGGGACGGTCGTCAAATCTTTTTCTCCGTAACGGAGGACGTCTCTACCTCGATGTTGGTTCTCATCCTGAGTATGCGACGGCGGAATGTGATCGTCTTGAGGATCTTCTCGAACAGGACCGCGCAGGAGCGCACATGCTGCGTGACCTCGCTCAGGTGGCTGACTCGGCATTTGAGGAACAGGGCGCAGGCGTGCGGGTTCACCTATTCCGCAACAACCTTGACTCTCAGGGCAATGCCTTTGGCTGCCATGAGAACTATCTTCTCCATCGGCGCCGTGACTTTCGCCAGGTCGCGGATGCCCTGGTGTCATTTTTCATTACCCGCCAGATCCTCGTTGGCAACGGGTGGATCAAACACGGGCCCGACGGCGCGTCGCTGTGTTTCTCACAGCGCGGTGACCAAATGTGGGATGCCGTGTCCTCAGCAACAACCCGCACTCGTCCGATCATCAACACTCGCGACGAGCCCTTGGCGGATTCCACCTCGTATCGACGCATGCACGTCATTGTTGGCGACACGAATGTCGCCGAACCCACGACGGCGCTGAAAATCGGGATGACGCAGCTTCTGCTCCAGGCAATTGAAGACGGTCTGAAAGTTGAAGATCTTGCCCTCGCCCAGCCGATGCAGGCAATCCGTGAGATCAACGCTGATCTTTCAGGACGTGTGGGGGTTGCTCTTGACAACGGACGCACGTGGACCCCCGTGCAGATTCAGCGTGAAATCCGCGAGCGAGTCCTGAGCAACATCGATTTCGCGGCGCTTGATCCGATGCATTCCTATGTTGCCGACTTGTGGAGGCGGGGGCTGGATGCGATCGAAAGCGGAGATTGGGCTCCGGTGTCGCATGAACTTGACATTGCCATTAAACGAGGGCTCTTTGAGTCGTATATCGCCAAGTCCGGGGCTACGCTGGCGGATCCGCGTGTTGCTCGGCTTGATCTGTCCTACCACGACATCACGAAAGACGGACTGCTCGACCGTTTAGAAGCCGCAGGTCATGTGCGGCGCCTGACCACTAAGTCACGGGTCGAACACGCCCGTACCGTTGCTCCGGCAACAACGAGGGCTCATTTACGAGGACGGATCATCGCGGCTGGAGAGGATGCCCGTGTTGATGTGAGTGTTGACTGGGTCCACGCCCGCATCGATGATCATTCGACGATCCCGTTGACTTTGGGTGATCCTCTGGCCTCTGAGGATCCGCGGGTCGATGAGTTTGTTTCCCTCATCGAAGAGAAGACAGCGAGGCTTCCCCGATGA
- a CDS encoding FKBP-type peptidyl-prolyl cis-trans isomerase, giving the protein MTDQSEQPTAGGAHVPRRAQVKSTRHMPRWVLALIICVVVAVIGVGVYTGSILITGKTKPSANESGDVTDGRSAGATQHIVSAIDSVSVSGRVGATPVVDLLHQVSVSSLKSRVLFAGEGREITKGSPMLLAVTTFDAQTGENLSAQGRPQLQVATAGDHTVDEALESLIIGKTEGSRILAIHPVSEDTSSDVSSTQPVRRTEINVIDVLPSIATGSPVEAVANPVLTVSMTPDGPAITHGQTPPSSLKVETLLQGDGAQIRQNDRVIAQYTVVGWSDSIARSSTWDTGMPRILQLSHVMKGLSEALVDQRVGSRLALTIPADLASGDDVLCVVIDILGAEPQSTSDSQKSSTDSSQSSR; this is encoded by the coding sequence ATGACCGATCAATCAGAACAACCTACGGCAGGTGGCGCCCATGTGCCGCGGCGCGCACAGGTCAAGTCGACTCGGCATATGCCCCGGTGGGTTCTTGCGCTCATCATTTGCGTTGTTGTTGCGGTGATTGGTGTCGGTGTGTACACCGGTTCAATTCTGATCACCGGCAAAACGAAGCCTTCGGCGAATGAGTCCGGTGACGTCACGGATGGGCGATCAGCGGGGGCAACCCAGCACATTGTGTCGGCCATCGACTCAGTGTCGGTCTCAGGACGAGTTGGAGCCACTCCCGTCGTTGATCTCCTCCATCAGGTATCTGTGTCATCCCTCAAGAGCCGTGTTCTCTTCGCAGGGGAGGGACGCGAAATCACTAAGGGTTCTCCGATGCTGCTTGCGGTGACAACCTTTGACGCCCAGACCGGAGAGAATCTTTCGGCCCAGGGACGTCCGCAGCTTCAGGTTGCAACGGCAGGAGATCACACCGTTGACGAGGCTCTCGAATCACTGATCATCGGGAAAACTGAAGGATCGCGTATCTTGGCGATCCACCCCGTGTCTGAGGACACATCCTCGGACGTGTCTTCGACTCAGCCGGTCAGAAGAACAGAAATCAATGTCATTGATGTCCTTCCATCCATTGCGACCGGTAGTCCCGTCGAAGCCGTTGCCAATCCTGTGCTCACGGTGTCGATGACTCCCGATGGACCAGCCATCACGCATGGTCAGACGCCTCCGAGCAGCCTCAAAGTAGAGACTCTTCTCCAAGGCGATGGAGCCCAGATTCGTCAAAACGACCGTGTGATTGCGCAGTACACCGTGGTTGGGTGGTCGGATTCGATTGCCCGTTCCTCAACGTGGGATACGGGGATGCCGAGAATCCTCCAACTCTCTCACGTGATGAAGGGACTGTCTGAGGCACTGGTTGACCAGCGTGTCGGTTCACGATTGGCGCTGACAATTCCTGCTGATCTCGCCTCGGGTGACGACGTTCTGTGTGTTGTCATCGATATTCTCGGAGCGGAGCCACAATCGACATCTGATTCTCAGAAGTCAAGCACCGATTCGAGTCAGTCGAGTCGCTAA
- the aroC gene encoding chorismate synthase codes for MLRWITAGESHGPALVATIDGFPSGIQVTTQTLRQALARRRLGYGRGARQKFEQDDVTVLAGIRHGLTTGAPIALEIKNSEWPKWVTVMSADPVAPQDLLIDAGTGDAREIARNKPLTRPRPGHADLPGMLSYDHADARPILERASARETAARVALGAVAAQLLSQVANISLVSHVISVGDVSAGDDRQLPTPGDEDALNNAEMRTLDPQLNARFIDAVDRAKKDGDTIGGVVEVVAYGVPIGLGSHVQADRRLDTRLAAALMSIQSVKGVEIGDGFRQAALRGSAAHDEIIRDANGNVTRASNHAGGIEGGTSNGQPIIARAALKPISTVPHALRTIDIATGEEAVGLHQRSDTCQVVPGAIIAEAECALVLADALFDHAGGNSVTEMRRNLQSYLDAIGERI; via the coding sequence ATGCTCAGATGGATCACAGCTGGAGAATCGCACGGACCTGCACTGGTTGCGACAATCGACGGGTTCCCTTCGGGAATTCAGGTGACCACCCAGACGCTTCGTCAGGCGCTTGCCCGTCGGCGACTGGGGTATGGTCGCGGAGCCAGACAGAAGTTCGAGCAGGACGACGTCACTGTGCTGGCAGGTATTCGACATGGGCTGACAACCGGCGCTCCGATTGCTCTTGAGATTAAGAACTCGGAATGGCCCAAGTGGGTCACTGTCATGAGCGCCGATCCCGTGGCACCACAGGACCTCCTCATTGATGCAGGAACCGGGGATGCTCGTGAGATTGCACGTAACAAGCCGCTGACACGTCCTCGTCCCGGACATGCTGATCTTCCCGGAATGCTGTCCTACGACCACGCTGATGCCCGTCCGATTCTTGAGCGCGCCTCCGCACGAGAAACAGCGGCTCGCGTTGCCCTCGGTGCCGTGGCTGCGCAACTCCTGTCACAGGTTGCCAACATCTCCCTGGTATCCCACGTCATCAGCGTTGGGGATGTGTCAGCTGGCGATGACCGTCAGCTGCCGACCCCCGGGGACGAGGACGCGCTCAACAACGCCGAAATGCGCACCCTGGATCCTCAGCTCAACGCCCGTTTTATTGATGCCGTTGATCGGGCGAAGAAGGACGGTGACACCATTGGTGGTGTCGTCGAGGTTGTGGCCTACGGCGTGCCCATTGGCCTGGGGTCTCATGTGCAGGCGGACCGACGGCTCGATACGCGTCTGGCAGCGGCGCTCATGTCGATTCAGTCAGTCAAAGGCGTTGAAATCGGTGATGGTTTCCGACAGGCAGCGCTTCGCGGATCCGCCGCGCACGATGAGATTATTCGAGACGCGAACGGGAATGTCACACGGGCGAGCAACCATGCGGGCGGTATTGAGGGCGGCACATCCAACGGTCAGCCGATTATTGCACGCGCGGCCTTGAAACCCATTTCAACGGTTCCCCATGCGTTACGAACCATCGACATTGCGACGGGGGAGGAAGCCGTTGGCCTACACCAGCGTTCCGACACATGCCAGGTTGTTCCCGGCGCCATCATTGCCGAGGCCGAGTGCGCGCTTGTTCTCGCGGATGCCCTATTCGACCACGCGGGCGGTAACTCTGTAACCGAGATGCGTCGTAATCTCCAGTCCTACCTCGATGCCATCGGTGAACGGATCTGA
- a CDS encoding shikimate kinase: MKQWEWMSPMCPLCDGEAASGDPILVILGPPGSGKTTVGSLISQRIGRPLVEADDLVETIAGESFEHMVIHGRVDADDLRERASLEALGTAGSVVTLGPSSPMNPRVFTRLEDLRDAGRAIIHLTAGIAEVARRTGLNAPRSVGLGAPRAVLTQMMRQAEAVYGRVSILSVDTRGISPEEVAEGIVSACKLAEVCQSPRNEEEYGNNK, from the coding sequence GTGAAGCAATGGGAATGGATGTCACCGATGTGCCCGCTATGTGACGGCGAGGCCGCAAGTGGGGACCCCATCCTCGTCATTCTTGGTCCTCCCGGAAGCGGAAAAACCACCGTTGGCTCGCTGATATCCCAGCGAATCGGCAGGCCCCTCGTTGAAGCCGATGATCTTGTTGAAACGATCGCCGGGGAATCCTTTGAGCACATGGTCATTCACGGACGCGTAGATGCCGATGACCTGCGTGAACGTGCGTCGCTTGAGGCGTTGGGAACGGCCGGTTCCGTGGTGACTCTCGGTCCGTCCTCGCCAATGAACCCGCGAGTTTTTACGCGCCTTGAGGATCTTCGCGATGCCGGCAGAGCGATTATTCACCTGACAGCGGGAATTGCCGAGGTTGCCAGGCGCACCGGCCTGAATGCGCCGCGTTCTGTGGGCCTGGGGGCTCCGCGTGCAGTCCTGACGCAGATGATGCGCCAGGCTGAGGCCGTGTATGGCAGGGTGTCGATTCTCTCAGTTGATACACGGGGTATTTCACCTGAAGAGGTGGCCGAAGGAATTGTCTCAGCATGTAAACTAGCCGAAGTCTGTCAAAGCCCGCGAAACGAGGAAGAATATGGCAACAACAAATGA
- the nusB gene encoding transcription antitermination factor NusB: MSKQFRFTSRTKARKRAADVVFEADQRGMGHNPEVLRDLLRQRRVITAALTPLPAYSIEIIEGVANHLRDIDSLLRAHARVSGLDRIAAVDLAVMRVAVWEMLENSTDVPPIIAIDEAISIVKSISTDTSPNFVNAVLDAVRRDIESPAWSRRAASPASQSPKEVSGDEDEQGFASVADADTDDAWELSDGEAGESSDLSESLVDEKGADSMSETALQDGAGDPIDDGALAQTETVDEAAAEQLDDLAATPAADDARVVDEFADAHNIDPAAHRTDGLDDEGSYLTLEQLTAADLEELDELLDEY; encoded by the coding sequence ATGTCCAAACAATTCCGCTTTACCTCTCGAACGAAGGCGCGTAAGCGTGCGGCCGACGTTGTTTTCGAGGCGGATCAGCGCGGCATGGGACACAATCCCGAAGTTCTGCGCGATCTGCTTCGTCAGCGGCGTGTCATTACGGCCGCTCTGACGCCGCTGCCTGCCTATTCGATCGAGATTATCGAAGGCGTCGCCAACCACCTGCGTGACATTGATTCCTTGCTGCGCGCACACGCTCGCGTGTCGGGGCTGGATCGAATTGCCGCGGTCGACTTAGCAGTCATGCGTGTTGCAGTGTGGGAGATGCTGGAGAATTCCACGGATGTTCCGCCGATCATCGCGATTGATGAGGCAATCTCGATCGTCAAGTCGATTTCGACGGATACGTCACCGAATTTCGTCAATGCGGTCCTCGATGCCGTGCGCCGCGATATTGAGTCTCCGGCGTGGTCTCGGCGCGCAGCTTCACCAGCGTCTCAGTCCCCCAAGGAGGTTTCAGGGGACGAGGACGAGCAGGGCTTTGCGAGCGTCGCCGATGCGGACACTGACGATGCGTGGGAACTATCCGACGGTGAGGCAGGAGAATCCTCGGATCTAAGTGAGTCTTTGGTCGATGAAAAAGGTGCCGACTCGATGAGTGAGACGGCTCTTCAGGATGGGGCCGGGGATCCCATTGATGATGGGGCTCTTGCTCAGACTGAGACCGTCGATGAAGCTGCGGCTGAGCAATTGGATGACTTGGCAGCAACACCTGCGGCTGATGATGCACGGGTTGTTGACGAATTTGCCGACGCTCACAACATCGATCCCGCTGCTCATCGCACGGACGGATTGGATGATGAGGGGTCGTACCTGACTCTTGAACAGCTCACAGCTGCCGATCTTGAGGAACTTGATGAGCTGCTCGACGAATACTAA